The window GGAACCTGCTGATGCCGCTTCGTTCGGTTAGCCTTGATCCCTACCATTCCTGCCTGGGAAAAGATCGACGTATTGCCACGATTGCCAATAACCGTTGGTATTTGACAGAACTGGCCGGAAAGACTGTCACCCCTGAGAGCGTGACGAATCCGCCATTTTTGAAGGTGCAAAGTGGTGAGCAGTTGATTCAGGGCTTTGCAGGCTGTAATAATTTTACCGGCAGTTGGCTTTTTGCGGATAATGATTTTGTTTTCAGCAGGATTCGTTCAACCCGGATGGCCTGTCCTCTTGGTATGGAGGTCGAAGATGCCTTTTTACAGGCCCTGGATGCTACCCGGCGATATGCGATTAAAGGGGATATTCTGAGCCTGCATGACCGACGAGGACGGGTCTTGGCCCGCCTTCGTTACTCCCGTCCCTTAACAGACCTGGATTTCAGCTATCTGGCAGCTAATCAGGAAGAGGTTGACGAGGATGCCCTTCCCGCTGATGCTCTCGCTTCACCGGAAAGCCGGGTGGAGACAGGCGGGGCTGTTCCTGCCTTTGTGGGTCGTACCTCTGTGCGGGAGGTTAATGAGAAAATTCTCCCTCTTCCTGAACCTGAACAAGCTTCCCATAAGAAAGCCTTTCATGAGATAAAGGTGGTCAAACCAAAGAAGAAGGTCGCAAAAAAGAAAAAGGTGCGAGCTGTTGCCCAACCCGCTCAAGCCAAGGAGGTTGTTCCTGCTCCGAAGCCCTCAGCACCTTCTGTTGACCAGACCAAGCAAGAACAGGAAGAGCAGCAACAGCACGAGCCACAACAGGATCAACAAAATAAACAGCAAAATGAAAAGGTTGTTGTGCCACCTCCAGCTCCCGTTGATCAAGAAAAGAGCGTGCTGGGAAAGAAAGAGGCAAAAGCCTCTGTTGGAAATGGGATAAACGTCGACCCCACTTCAACTCCTCAGACACCCTCTCAGGAAGAGAGAGAGCTTGCGCGAGAGTTACCTCTGCCTATCCCAGAAAAGGATGGGCCAGTCGCTCCTCCGATTGAATCAGAAGGGAGAGTGGTGAATAATGAAGCGGAAATCCCTGTTGAACAGCCTGCGGGGCAAGAGCAGATACAGACAGGTACGGAGGGAGAACCTACATCGCCTCCTGCCTTGCCTCCCATCCCTGAAGAAGATGAGGGCGAGCAAAAAATCCAGGCTGAGCCAGTTATAATGGAGGAGAATGGCGAGCAGGTTCCTGCTGCTGAGACCTCGCAACAGGACTTGCAGGAGGAAAACAAAGCTGAGCCAGATGACTTACCTTTTCCTGAAGTGATGCATCAGGAGCTGCAAGGGAAGGCCGAAGAAACTGTGATGGCCCTGCCGGAAGAGAATGCTATGGAGGCTTCTCCTTCGAGTGAAGAAAGAAAGCCTGCCGAGTCTACCACAGGGCCGAAACAGCCTGAAGTGCAGGCTCAGGTTGAGGGGAATACCGTAAAACAGATCGCTCCTGTCACGATACCCACGCCTTAATTCGTAGAGTTTTTTCTACGTCACTTATCTGCTCCTCCCTGCTCTTTACTTGGGCTGAGAGGAGCGGATTTGAAAAAAATGGAGGATGATAGCTTGTCGGGCTTTTGTCCTTTTACTGCTCGGTCCTAAAAAATTCCACGGGCGGTCCTTCAATACGTTCGTTCAACCAGTCTTTGAGGCTTCTGTTCAGGCGGTGGACTGTTCCACCAGGACGTCTTCCGTCTTCTTCGCAGGCAGCGTCAAATAAGTCTTTCGGTACTTCAATTTTTGCCAACTCTTCTGCGCCTTCAAGGGTGCGATGAAGCAGGGTAACCCGTGGCGGCTCTGTCTCCCAGTCAAAAATGACGAAATAAAAGCTCTCATCATCAGAGCTTGAGACAAAATCGTTTCCCCTGACCCAGCCTGTTCCCCATTCCAGGAACATTTCCACAGCCTTTTCTGGTGTCATGGCCCAATCAATGCTGTTAACCAATGTTCTATTTTTTCGGAGCTCTGCTAAACTTAACATAGGGCACCTCCCTGGAAAATAATTTTTAAATTGTTATAATTATTATTATCAAATAAAATATTAAAGTCAAGGAGGATGAGAAATAAAGAATAGGTCTATTTTTCAAGTTGTTAAATAATCATGTCAATACGATGTAGGGAGAGGGTATTATGAAAAGTATTTCTTTTTTTGCAGTATTAGGTGCTTTGTTTTTTATATCATATCAGGCTGTTGCGTTTGAAGCTGGAGAGCATGCTCTATTAGGCAATTCAGCATTTAATCAAGTCGTTCCTGATAAAAAGGATTATGAGTTTCAACGACTGCTTAATGCGGGTAGCTTTACTTATGGAGAGCTTGTTGCATTGGGAGGTGATTTTTATAAAACACCAGAAGGAATGCTTCTACATAATGCACCTTATTTTAGCTGGTTCCATAATGATAATCAGGAAAGGATAAAAAAATGTATCAGGAAAGAAATCAAAGCTATTCGTGAGGAAAGACAATATACAACTTGTGAGGACATAGATCTTATTCGTTCAAAGGCCCAGTATGTGACAGGCGCACATGATAATTTTTCACATTTCTCGTGGCATAACGTGAAGAATTATGTTCGTTATCATTCAATGGCATTGAAATTTGCTTTGCTGTATCACTATAAGATTACGGGGGATTCCACGACCTTTTCTGATGTGCTGGAACAGCTGCCTTATAAAGATGAAGACGGTTGGCTCGCTGGTATATTATCTGGGCGATCATACCTGTCAAAAGAGTACATCGGTGAGTTAACCACTGAGCAGTTGGAGTCCACAGCTATCTATTTTAATGCGTTTGCTGATCATTTTTTAACAGATGCATTTTCAGCAGGGCATTTGAGAGTGCCCCGTTCTCAAATTGATGCCTACATTAAGGACAGAGACGCCTTTTTGATCTCATTGGATTCGTCCCCTTCGTATTTGGAACTGGAAAGAAAACAGGGGACTGTAAGGTCAGGAGCATATGTTCAATTTTTGCATAATCTTGATGGAAAGTCTAAGGGGGTTCTTGTCACTAATTCAAAGAAAAATATTTTTTATGTTAGGGGAGATAAGTATCTTTTTGCAGATTCTACGGGAAAATTAACTAATCACCCTAATTCTAACATAACTGCAAAAATTGTAATTCAGGCCTTAAGGAGCTCTATCGCTGAACTGAAGCTGGTTTTTTTGCATGGACGCAAGGGACTTCCAGGGATATATAAGGCTACGGAGTTCATTCCCACTCCTCACATGAGTTCAAAATCATTAGTTTCCGAGGTTCAGAATTTTGCAAGAAGCAAAAGGTATGATGATATAATTGGAATGTTAAGCGATAGTGTAGGAGGGCTTTACGTAACTTTAGTGTCGGATAATGAAGCAAAGTTTTATAGGTTTATAGAGGACCTTCCAAAGATAATGGAGAAGTTTCGTCGTGATATAGCTTACGAGATCAAGAAGGATTCTAAAAAAGGAGAAGAGTCAGGATTTGTGAAATTCATATCACCTAGTTACCTGCGGAATATTCAGAAAATACGTTGATTGAGAACCAAAATAGCTTTTTCTATTACTCAAGATGCTCTGCTGAGATAAGGTGCATTTTTAAAAGATAGCCAGTTGCTCCGTAGGTCTGGAGCTCCAGATCTTGCGGGATTGAGTCCAAGCCGGAGCCCGCTTCTGTTGTCTGGCAGGATCGAGCGGTGATAGATCGGGTAAGTTTTTGATCAGGCGCGTAATTGCGGACCTGCCAGCAGGTTTCAGCGTTTTTATCCGGCAGGATATCTGTCACCCTCTTATCGCTGGTGTGGTATCGACAGACCGGGGCAGGGGGCTCGCCGAGAGCCCCTTGCTGTAGTTCCCCAACAGGTTTGCGGAAGATGGCTTGCAGGTCTTCCAGCAGGCCCTGAGCAAAGGACGGCTTATCAAAAGGAGGAACTGCCCGTGTGATCTTGAAATTGTTTTTTTGGTCCAGGGTGCCGGAAAACAGCGTGAACCCTTCAGGGGTGACCAAGGCGCATTCCAGGCTGTCAGGACTGAGGGAGGTTACCCCGATGACGGTAGATCCACCACCGTGCTTCAAAGTGAAGTCAATGGAGTGGACAAATTGCCACGCGCCCTGGGGAAAGATTGCGGTGCAGGCAGCGGCTTTTTCCGAGGGAAAGGTGGTCTCGGTGAGGAGAGGGAGCGTCTGCTTTCCCCCACAGGCCGTGAGGGATAACGAGCCAGCAAGGAGTATAAGTATAGGGAGGAGAAAAGGAACTCGCATCATCGTTGCGTGAATGATCGGGCCGGGATCGCCTGATTCAGCACCCTGTTGCTGAAGCGCATAATCGTGCTCGCCCCAGGTCCCTCGGTGATGGTGACTTGATCCAGCAGGCCCTTTTGCTCAGAGAGCTTAAGATCAATTCGTTCGATCAGCTTACCAAAGGCCTCGTCCTTCGGGGTCAGCTCAACGGTTTTGTCGTCAGGAAAGGACACCGAGAAGAGTTCATTGTCCGTAAAACGACCATCAAGCCAGCTGCTGATCTCTGTCAGGACCACCTGCATCGCATCAAGCTGCATGCCTGTCTCTTCCTGGAAAATCCCGTCGCGCTTGATGAAACGTTTGACCTTGCCCTCGTGCATGAGCAGGATGGAGGCAAAGGGGCTGGTGTACTCCCAGCGCAGGGAACCGGGGGCTTGAAAGAGCAGCTTACCGGTGGAGATAATGGGCTTAGCTAGGATCTTGAGGTGCTTTTCCTGGGTGAAATCCGCCTGGATGGACTCGATGCGAAAGTCCTTTTCTTCTGCGGGCGCGTTGGCCGCAAGCCCGGAAGAAACGGCAAAGCAGCTAATAAAGAAAAGACAGAAAAAAAGAAGGATGCGACACACTAGATCATGCCTCCGTTGACGGAGATGACCTGGCCAGTCACATAGGAGGCTGCATCCGAGCAGAGAAAACCGACTACCTTGGCGACTTCCTCTGGTTTACCGATCCGGGCCATAGGGATCATGGATTTGATATGGTCCTTAGGCACCTCCTGGATCATATCCGTTTCAATGAGGCCTGGAGCAACCACATTGACCCGAATACCCAGACGGGCTACCTCGGTGGCCACGGTTCTGCTGGCCGCGTTCAAGCCCGCCTTGGCAGCGGCATAATTGGCCTGGCCTCGGTTGGGCACCAGGGAGCTGGCTGAGGAGATGGAGATAATGGAGCCCTTGCGTTTGCGCACCATTTTTTCCAGGACCGGACGGGTCATATTATAAAATCCGTTCAGGCTGGTATCAAGGACAGCGTTCCAGTTCTCCGGCTTCATCATCATGAACAGGCCGTCAGCAATAATGCCCGCATTATTGACCAGGACATCAATGCTACCCCGTTGTTCCGCGATTTTCTCAATGACCTGTTCGACCTTTTCCCGGTCCCGGATATCAAATTGGCAGATTTCTCCCTGCCCGCCCTGTTCTTCAATCTGGGCCAGGGTCTGCTCGGCCCCGTTCTTATCGCCCATATAATTGACAACAACGTAGTAGCCCTTCCGGGCCAGTTCCACGCAGATGGCCCTGCCGATTCCCTTGCTGCCGCCGGTCACGATGGCGGTTTCCTGTTCTTTTGCCTGTTCGTTACTCATCTGTTTTTGCCTGAAAGAGCTGAAGTGTCATTCTGCTGATCAATTGACCGTCTATGTGTTGTTCGCACGCCACTTCCCGGAGATTGTCAAAGCAGAACGTGTTTTTTGCCCAGCTGATAATATCGCAGGCAAAGGGAAGATGGTCAATGGAAAACTCTGCTTTTTTGATCCCGACGATCCAGCCCATCGGGTCTGAATCTGTTCCTTTGCTCTGGATTCGGTCCCAACCGTTGCACACACCAGCAGTCTGGGCCGCCAGCTCGACCAGAATGAGGGGAGGGACGCCCTTTGCATCGGCCATAGGCCAGGATGGTTTGGGGCGGCACAGGGTACGGGCTTCGGTTCTGTCTACTTCGAGGACCTCCTGGATCAGCAGCATGTCGCCGCGTTGGGGAAGGAGATCCTCCAGGGTGAGGTCGGAGAATGATGGGGGATTCATGGGGATTTGTTGTCGGGTAAATGTCGTTTCGTCCGCTGAACTGACTGCTTATTTTATCCTTTTTATCTTTCCTTTCTTTCTGCGGAATTTTATTTTGCTCTTCTTGTCAACTGTTTGACGAAACATAGCATAGTGTCGTTTTATTCTTTCGGTATAGGCTGTGTCTGGGAGTAACACCTCCCGGAATACCCTGAGAAGAGCCGGGGCCAGATTTGACTGTGGACTCATCATATTCAGTACTGGTCCCATCATTTCCTTGATAACATCAGGATCGCTATTCTTCATCCACTTCGAATAAAAAACTTGATCTTCCCACCCCCAGGAAATAACCGCTTTAACGTCATCTTCACAGGAAGATATCACTGTAAAAAAAACTCGACGGCAGTCACAACCGGGTTCGTCACAGTACATTTCGAGAAAAGCATAATCTGCGGGTGGGAGATTAAACTCTGAAGGATCATATATGGTGACTGATCTGGTCTTTTGTTCTGCGATCTCGGGAAAACGACTATAAAAAAAAGAATAGGGCATTTGTTTCTACTTTGTACAATGTGTTGATAACAGAAGGCGTTTCGTCCAAACCTTATTGATGAGTGTTACACCTACCAAACATCTTCAACTGAAGGATCGTCATAGCGGTCCAAGGTTGCCAACCATTCCGGCATGTCTTCTTTGATCCTTTGCTTGAGATCTGTCAGTTCTTCTTTCTCTATCAAGCCTTTCTCATGCATAAAGGTGTAGAATTTTTTCAGGCTCGTTGCATGGCTCTTGATGCTTGATTGGCTTGCCCACATCGCCTTTTTTATGAACCAATAGCCAAGGAACATACCTACATCTTCAGCGCCATCTTTTGCTTCAATTGCATCTTCGTACAGCAGGTAATCGTTGAGGTAGAACGCAACGTTTTCAAGATGGTTGTTTATCGTTTTTTTTGAGAGGCCAGCTGCTTTGAGCGATGCCTCGAACTCCTTTAATAGAACTTCGTTAGCTTTTCGTATCTTTTTACAATCTCGTTCGTATTTATCGTAGTCGTCCATTTTCAATACTCTGTTGTTTTATTCTTTGGCGGTGTCTAAGTCCCAGTATAACCGAACCGATTAGTATAGACCCGCTTGCTAGGTGGTGTGGGGAGTGCGGGAGAAAGACCCGCCCTTACCCGATTATGTGTGTAATGTTAATTGTGACTTTTTCTACCTTTAACATGCCATTCACTCTCTAAATAATTTGCAGCATCCAATAATTGTTGACTTGATATAGTCTGACCAATATCAATATTGAACTTTGCTTTAATAAGTTCTTTCCCTTGGTGATAGCCTGCGTGACAAAAGGTAAGCGCATTACAAAGTGCGATTACTCTACGCTCGATAGGAGCGGATTCATCTCTTACGAGTTTTAGTCTATTTCTAAATCCCATTACACATAACGCTGAAATCAGGGGCGCGGCTTTTTGCGTCCCCTGGATTTAATTGTTAGCACTATTTCAAATTTGATAGCCTGACTTCCAGTTCGGCTTTATACTTCTCATCAGAGCAGTTCTCAACTGCCTTTTTTAACTCTTTTATTGCGTTATCATAATCCTTTAAAAATTCATGGCACCTGCTCAACAGATCATGGTATATCGATATTCTATTGACCGATTTATCATCTGATTGAGCCATTTCAAAGCACTTTTCTGCGCTACTCAAAGCACTCTGATAATTATCGTCTCCAAGCTCAAGATATGCTTTGGCTTGCTCGTAAAGTAGCCAATGGTTTTGTTGATCTTCGGGAATTTTCTGAATTATCTCTATTGCCTTTTCTGGCTTACTACCAATATTATAAGCCTTGGCTACACATCTTGCTTCATATGAAGATAATTGTTTTCTTTTTATAATTTCATTAGCAAACGATAGCCCCGCCCCAATTAAACGATTTGAAAGGCTTATTTTATTCTCTCGGCCCGCTGCTATTGATGCATTAGTAAGTGATTCACATGCACTTACCCATTGTTTTGACTCTACCAGATTTGGTGGTATAGCTGTCATTTCAGGAATAGCTTCCGCAATACTTGTACATGTGGCGCTGTGTTTATATCCGAACATAGAAGTAAAAGATACAAACGCCTCATAGAACTGATCAAGACCTTCCAATGCAGACATTACGATGACATTTGCTAACTTTTTTACACTTTCATTCCGCTGGTTAATGTCTTGCGTGATCTCACGATATGATCTAAGCCTTGCAAAGGCTGCCAACGAGACACGAAGGGGAACAGTAAATGAATCACTCTCAATATCCTGTAAAAGGATAAGCATTGATTTTTCACCAGCTTTTCGTACATGACTATCAACGTTTCTTAGAGTGCCTAAATGTGCAATTTGTCCATGAGTAGCATGCCACTCAGGTTTTAACTCTAACAAATCATTAAAAGTTGACAGAGCTTCGCAATATTGTCCGCAACGTCTTTGTGCCTTACCTTTGTGATGTAGAAGTTCTAAACGTTTATCCAGTGTGGGTTCTTCTTGAAGAACCTTTGTATATATTGCAACACATTCTTTGTAATAAGCTTGCCTACTTTCTATCTCGGGAATTGTGTAAGAATGAATTTCTTTTGCATCCATCACACACTTTATTGTTGCCAAACTACTTTTTGTAGTGACCTCTAAGATATGAATATCGTTATGTAAATCTATTTTTTTATTTCCCTCGATTTGCAGAAGGGCATAATGTATCCAATCAATTTCTCTGTTGCCACGACGTAAGTGCTCTTGAAAAAGTTGGTCTGAACATAAATGAATTTGGCGAAGAACGCTCGGCGTCATATCACCGTTTTTTTGTGAAATATAACTTTCAATCGAGGATGCTATAGGCTGACAATCAATATTATCTTGAACGGCAATTGCGATAAGATCGTGTATACGTAGAACGCCAATTGTATTTTCCGGCACAAGAATTGAGAGCTTTTGAAGAGTATTGCAATTAAGCACGCCAGCAAAGTGCCTCAAAAATTCAGCATCATGGAAATTTTGACCTGAGTTTGAAATTATTTTCAAGGCATTAATTGTGCTTTTCTCAAGTCTATTGAGAATCTTTTTGATAATTGATGAGCCGCTATAATCACCAACTAATTCCGGATCATTTAGTATTTCATCATAGATACCTTCTTTTTCAACGCCCTGCTCAAGCGCCAACTTTTTTGTTATGGATAGAATAAGGGGCGAGAAACTACATTTTGATATAAACTCACTGCATTTTTGTGAAACGGCGGAGCCTGACTCGCCCAAAATCTTTAAAGCACTTGCCTTTGAAAACCTCGGAATAGATAGATACAGAGGGCTTTGTGGATCTGAAATCTGTGAGGAAACTAATACTACACCGCCTCTATCGAATCCTGACTTTAGTTCTTCAAAATTGTTATTTTCAAACACTCTATTGCAATTGTCTATCACAAGAATAGATTTCTCCGAGTTGAATAATCCTGCGACATTAACAGGCGATCCTCCTCTTGTTCTTTGAACAGAGCTTAATGCTGAATTTTCCTTCCAGTCCTCCCCGCCAATCCATATATAATTTGTATATTGATTTGAATTTTTGTGTATAAAATCAATGGCCGCCTGGGTCTTGCCAGCACCACTTACCCCATAAAGAACGCAAATACAATTTCTCTTTTCGTAATGCGAGGTGATTGCATTTAAAATATTAGGTTCACTAATATACCCCTCACAAACATTAGGTAACTTTCCAAAGTATTCATAATTATCCAGGTTTTGTGAAAATGTGGGGAAATATTGTTTGTAGAAATCCGCAGAAGAAGGATTATTTAATGACTGTTCATAAATCCCTTTAGCAAGTTCTCTTGCATCAATAATTATTAGCCGATCACCATACAATTCCCCATTCTCTGTTGCATTGAATTTTGCACGAAACGAAGGGTTCTCTTCCTGATTACTTATGAGATATATTTTGTCTGGGCCAGAAGGGTTTTTATGGGATATTGCATGAACTATGTCCTTGTTAATTTTCTTATAAACAGGATTATTATTTTCTCCTGTATAGTCAAAGTATCCTTTCTCAGCACTATATTCACCAACAATGGTAGAATCGTCAGAAAATGTATCGACAGTATAACCAGACGGCATATAGTCTTTGTTTATACCATGATGAATAAATGGTTTGCCTTCGCGCAAGGAAATATATTTATGACCAACCAGTTCAATCTCTGTAGCGCCAAGACAAGCTATCTCTTCTATTAGTCCTTTTATAATTCTTTTTTTAATATGCTCGAACATTTAATTTCTTCCTAAAATGTATAGCGATTGGTCAAGATATTGGTTCTGTTGTGCTAACAGTATTAATAAGTGGAAACTTTCCATGCTATTGACTGTAATAGATTCCGTGAATTTCCACTTATTCCGATATTGAGGCGAAAAACAGGAAAACTTTTCCACTTATCACTTTTCGCCTCCATTTTTCCTCTTATCACGCTATACAGCAGCTAACATGGAACCCGGAACGAGTAACCGAAATTTTAAGAGCATCGTTTTTCCCGTATCGGAAGGTTCTACTCAGCAACACCCGGTTGCTGATAACTAAAAGCTCTTTGACAGGAGGAAATAATCTCCTTTTGATAGCTACCAACCTTCTGTTAAGAGCAAACAGCTCCTTGTTTATAACAAGCAACCTTCTCTTGTTAACTAACACTCCTTCGTTGGTTATCAAGAACCTTCTGTTGATAGCAAACGTTCCTTCGTT is drawn from Candidatus Electrothrix aestuarii and contains these coding sequences:
- a CDS encoding DVU0772 family protein, with the protein product MLSLAELRKNRTLVNSIDWAMTPEKAVEMFLEWGTGWVRGNDFVSSSDDESFYFVIFDWETEPPRVTLLHRTLEGAEELAKIEVPKDLFDAACEEDGRRPGGTVHRLNRSLKDWLNERIEGPPVEFFRTEQ
- a CDS encoding META domain-containing protein — protein: MRIHFRLFFLLVLLLAGCVPRQKHVASPGALTFPYPLPAVFQAHLNLKRCPPPTSFELVLRPDGMYYLQMEKKIPGRAALQAEVGVWRYTAENQTLLLRSYNRASRLFRFTGKKVLKLLKVSGGMMPQLVRYDFILTKTAPRYEGLVRMQGMYSRQRGRGFFRECLSGARFPLASGDQTAGIEQSYQEILHGRDESLLVTLDMRLAKGSGRRNLLMPLRSVSLDPYHSCLGKDRRIATIANNRWYLTELAGKTVTPESVTNPPFLKVQSGEQLIQGFAGCNNFTGSWLFADNDFVFSRIRSTRMACPLGMEVEDAFLQALDATRRYAIKGDILSLHDRRGRVLARLRYSRPLTDLDFSYLAANQEEVDEDALPADALASPESRVETGGAVPAFVGRTSVREVNEKILPLPEPEQASHKKAFHEIKVVKPKKKVAKKKKVRAVAQPAQAKEVVPAPKPSAPSVDQTKQEQEEQQQHEPQQDQQNKQQNEKVVVPPPAPVDQEKSVLGKKEAKASVGNGINVDPTSTPQTPSQEERELARELPLPIPEKDGPVAPPIESEGRVVNNEAEIPVEQPAGQEQIQTGTEGEPTSPPALPPIPEEDEGEQKIQAEPVIMEENGEQVPAAETSQQDLQEENKAEPDDLPFPEVMHQELQGKAEETVMALPEENAMEASPSSEERKPAESTTGPKQPEVQAQVEGNTVKQIAPVTIPTP
- a CDS encoding outer membrane lipoprotein carrier protein LolA, with amino-acid sequence MCRILLFFCLFFISCFAVSSGLAANAPAEEKDFRIESIQADFTQEKHLKILAKPIISTGKLLFQAPGSLRWEYTSPFASILLMHEGKVKRFIKRDGIFQEETGMQLDAMQVVLTEISSWLDGRFTDNELFSVSFPDDKTVELTPKDEAFGKLIERIDLKLSEQKGLLDQVTITEGPGASTIMRFSNRVLNQAIPARSFTQR
- a CDS encoding tetratricopeptide repeat protein, yielding MFEHIKKRIIKGLIEEIACLGATEIELVGHKYISLREGKPFIHHGINKDYMPSGYTVDTFSDDSTIVGEYSAEKGYFDYTGENNNPVYKKINKDIVHAISHKNPSGPDKIYLISNQEENPSFRAKFNATENGELYGDRLIIIDARELAKGIYEQSLNNPSSADFYKQYFPTFSQNLDNYEYFGKLPNVCEGYISEPNILNAITSHYEKRNCICVLYGVSGAGKTQAAIDFIHKNSNQYTNYIWIGGEDWKENSALSSVQRTRGGSPVNVAGLFNSEKSILVIDNCNRVFENNNFEELKSGFDRGGVVLVSSQISDPQSPLYLSIPRFSKASALKILGESGSAVSQKCSEFISKCSFSPLILSITKKLALEQGVEKEGIYDEILNDPELVGDYSGSSIIKKILNRLEKSTINALKIISNSGQNFHDAEFLRHFAGVLNCNTLQKLSILVPENTIGVLRIHDLIAIAVQDNIDCQPIASSIESYISQKNGDMTPSVLRQIHLCSDQLFQEHLRRGNREIDWIHYALLQIEGNKKIDLHNDIHILEVTTKSSLATIKCVMDAKEIHSYTIPEIESRQAYYKECVAIYTKVLQEEPTLDKRLELLHHKGKAQRRCGQYCEALSTFNDLLELKPEWHATHGQIAHLGTLRNVDSHVRKAGEKSMLILLQDIESDSFTVPLRVSLAAFARLRSYREITQDINQRNESVKKLANVIVMSALEGLDQFYEAFVSFTSMFGYKHSATCTSIAEAIPEMTAIPPNLVESKQWVSACESLTNASIAAGRENKISLSNRLIGAGLSFANEIIKRKQLSSYEARCVAKAYNIGSKPEKAIEIIQKIPEDQQNHWLLYEQAKAYLELGDDNYQSALSSAEKCFEMAQSDDKSVNRISIYHDLLSRCHEFLKDYDNAIKELKKAVENCSDEKYKAELEVRLSNLK
- the fabG gene encoding 3-oxoacyl-ACP reductase FabG, whose amino-acid sequence is MSNEQAKEQETAIVTGGSKGIGRAICVELARKGYYVVVNYMGDKNGAEQTLAQIEEQGGQGEICQFDIRDREKVEQVIEKIAEQRGSIDVLVNNAGIIADGLFMMMKPENWNAVLDTSLNGFYNMTRPVLEKMVRKRKGSIISISSASSLVPNRGQANYAAAKAGLNAASRTVATEVARLGIRVNVVAPGLIETDMIQEVPKDHIKSMIPMARIGKPEEVAKVVGFLCSDAASYVTGQVISVNGGMI
- a CDS encoding recombinase — protein: MDDYDKYERDCKKIRKANEVLLKEFEASLKAAGLSKKTINNHLENVAFYLNDYLLYEDAIEAKDGAEDVGMFLGYWFIKKAMWASQSSIKSHATSLKKFYTFMHEKGLIEKEELTDLKQRIKEDMPEWLATLDRYDDPSVEDVW